The following DNA comes from Mycobacterium sp. MS1601.
CCAGGAACGGCTCCAGCGACCGGCCCTCGGCCAGTGCGGTGTCGAAGTCGCGCGGACGCAGCTCGTACTTCTCCGAATTCAGGTACTCCTCGCTGCCCTCACGCACCGGAACATGCTCGAACAGTTCGTATCCCGAGTACACGCCCCACACCGGGCTCAGGGTGGACGCCAGCACCGCGCGCACGGCGAACATGCCGGGCCCGCCCCTCTGCAGGCTCTCGTGCAGGATGTCGGGCGTGTTGACGAACAGGTTCAGGCGCGCCTCGTCGGCCCGTTCGGCAATCTGCTCGCCGAACTCGGTGATCTCCCACTTGGCGGTGCGCCAGGTGAAGTAGCTGTAGGACTGGGTGAAACCGAGGCGTGCCAGGCCGTACAGCCGAGCGGGTCTGGTGAATGCCTCGGCCAGGAACAGCACGTCGGGATCGACGTTCTTGACCCGGCCGATCAACCAGGCCCAGAAGTCCGGCGGCTTGGTGTGTGGGTTGTCCACCCGGAATGTCTTGACCCCGTGGCTGACCCAGTGCAGCACCACCCGGAGCACCTCGTTGTAGATGCCCGCCGGATCGTTGTCGAAGTTGATGGGGTAGATGTCCTGGTACTTCTTCGGGGATTCTCCGCGTACGCGATGGTGCCGTCGGGTAGTTCGGTGAACCACTGCCGGTGATCCTTGGCCCACGGGTGATCCGGTGCGCACTGCAGCGCCAGATCCAGGGCCACCTCCATGCCGAGGTCGTTCGTGGCGGAGACGAACTCGTCGAAGTCCTCCAGCGTGCCCAGCTCGGGGTGGATGGCGTCGTGCCCGCCTTCGTCGCTGCCGATGGCCCACGGCGAACCGACATCGCCGGGAGCGGCGGTGACGGTGTTGTTGCGGCCCTTGCGGTGCACCTTGCCGATCGGGTGGATAGGTGGCAGGTACACCACGTCGTAGCCCATCTTCGCGATCCTGGGCAACGCCTTGATGGCCGTGGTGAAGGTGCCGTGCACGGGGTTTCCGTCGGAGTCCCAGCCGCCGGTGGAGCGGGGAAGAACTCATACCACGAGGCGAAGCGTGCTTCGGTGCGGTCCACCCAGACGCCGTACTGGTCACCGCGCGTCACCAGTTCGCGGAGCGGATAGGTGTCCACCAGTGCTGCCACCTCGGGCGACAGGGCCGGTGCGGCGCGCTCCAGCGGATCACCCGGCTCGCGGAGCTTGGCGGCGGCCTGGATCAACGGATAGCGGTCCTGGCGGGGCACACCGGCGGCGGCGCGTTCCAGGAGTTTCGCGCCGACCAGCATCTCGTTGGACAGCTCGGCCTCGGTCTGGCCGGCTTCGAGCTTGGCGGTGATGGCCTTGCGCCAGGTCGCGATGGGATCACCCCAGCCATCCACCCGGAACGTCCACAGGCCCACCGCGTCGGGCACGAACTGGCCGTGGAAGACATCGGGGGTGCGTCCCATCGACATGGGCAACCGCTGGGGCTTCACCCGCGGCGACGGGGAGACGATCTGGTCGATGGGAACCGGCTCGGCCGGCTGGGCGCTGAGCGCCGGGCCTGCGACCAGCTGTGGGTACGAGGTGCCGTGGTAACGCACCACCAGGGTTGCGGCCACTGCGTCGTGGCCTTCGCGCCACACCGTGGCGCACACGGGAACTACCTCTCCCACCACGGCTTTTGCCGGGAACTTCCCGCCGGAAATGACAGGCTGGACGTCGTCGATCTCGATGCGACCTGGCACCCGAGCTCTCCTCATGGCGTCTAAGGCGCGGTGCGAGTCCGCGCGGGAATTGCCGTCTTGATGGTCCTGACTGGTTCTTCGGTTAACCACTTCGCGTCCTCCTCAACCGTAGTGTCCGAAGGCCGTCCAAGGGAATGGAGGGTTCTCGCCGGTGTCGGGCACCGCCAGTAGGGTGTCGACGTGTGGAGGCGCGGGGCGGTGTGAGCAGAGCATTGACCGTGGCTGTGGACGGCGGGCCGTACGCGTTGGCAGCGGCACCCGACGGTGCGATGTGGGTGACCCTGGTGCACAGCGGGGATGTCGCGCGCATCGACAGGGCAGGCACCGTGACGCGTTTCACGGTGGCGCCGGAAAGCAAGCCGTCGATCATCACCGCGGGCCCGGACGGTGCCATGTGGTTCACCTGCGCGGGCACCGACCGCATCGGACGCGTCCGCGCCGCGGGCGACATGCGCTTCGTCGACCTGACTGCCGGCAGCGCCCCGTTCGGTCTGACGCTCGGACCGGACGATGCACTGTGGTTCACCACCACCGAACTGGGCACCGTCGGCCGCCTCACCGCTGAGGGCACGGTCACCGACGAATACCGGGTGGGCGGGATGCCGTCGATGATCATCACCGGTCCGGACCATGCCCTGTGGTGCACCCTGAACCAACGTGGTGCCATCGCCCGGTTGGATCCGCGTACGGGGAAATCGACGGTCAGAGAGTTGCCGACCCCGAACGCCGGCCCGGTGGGCATCGCCGCCACCCACGACGACGCCGTGTGGTTCACCGAGATCCGCGCCGGCAAGCTGGGGCGGATCCCGCTGCGCGAGGCCATCCAGGAGATCGACCTGCCCGGCAAGCCCCACGCCGTCGTCGCCGACATGGCCGACGGTGTCTGGGTCAGCTTGTGGGAGGCCGACCAGTTGGCCCGGGTCAGCGCGGACGGCGAGATCGTCACCTTCGACCTGCCGTCCGGCAGCGAGCCGCACGGCCTGGCAGTCGACGCCGACGGTGCCCCGTGGGTGGCGCTGGAGTCCGGATACGTGGTGCGGCTACCTGTCTGATCTCTTTGTGACCGGCCGGTTCTGCCCGGCACGTCGACGGCCGGCTAGGGAAAGCGTTTCAGGCACCGATCCTGGTCGCCGAGCACTCCCACCCGGAATGCGTCGATCCTGGAGAAGCCCGCGGGCACCGGCTCGCCGTTGACATCACCGGCGGCCAGCCCGTTGGTGAGCAGCCCGGCCACCGCCTCGTCCAGATCGCCCGCTGTCAGCGCCACGGTGTTGCCGTCGGGTGTCTCCACTTCTTCGGTCAGCTTGGTGGTGGCCACCCCGGTCAGGCACGCGGTGCGCAACCCGGCGGTGGCGTTGTCGAGCACCAGGCCGCCGTGCGCGTGCTGGACGGCCATCATGTACCGCGACATGAGCACCGAATAGGCCGTGTTGTCGCCGGAGAGGGCGGAGAACTCCTCCTCGCTGCTGGCGGCGCCCAGCTCCTCCAGCGCAGGCAGGTCCACCGTGACGGTGTTGGTGGCCGGGCAGTAGGACGCTGGCGGGCTGGGCCGGGCATTTGCACAGTCCGCGGCACCGAAGCTCAGCTCGGGCGGATCATCGAGAGGGAAGAGGATCTTCATCGCTTCGTGGAAGGCGCGCACCGACTCCTCCGACACCGGCCATTCACCGGTTTGCCCACTCTGCAGCGCCACCGGCAGATCGCCGCGCCGCTGCGCCACCTCCTTGGCGTCGATGGCCGCACATGCTGCAGGGCCGTCGGTGAAGCCGAACTGGAACGCCGAGATCCGCTCGAACGCGGACCCGTGCTCGTCACCGGCCCCGGAGCTGTACAGGTCGTCCTCCGACGGCAGCGGGTCGCGGAACAGGATCACGCTGGCCAACACGGCATTCAGACCGTCGCCGGTGCTCAGGGTGAACCGGGGAGAGTTGCCCTCGGCGACCCAGCGCAGATAGGACCCGGCGAAGCAGTCGGCCTGCTGTTCGCCCACCAGCACCGGGGTGCCGCGCTTGTTGAGTTTGGCCTGGCGTTGGATCGAGTGCCCGTATTCGTGGGCCAGCACCATCGTGATGGCGGCGTCGCCGCCGGCATCACGCAGGGCGGGCAGCATCAGTGTGCGGTCCCAACCGATGCTGCGGTCTCGGGAGCAGAATCCGGCATTGGCGAATCCGTAGGTCTCCATCCCGCAGAAAACGCCGTCGTAGTCGTCGGGATCCCAGGAGATCAACGCTGACACCGGGGTGAACTCGCCGGCGAAGGTCTCGCCGAAGGCACCCTGCCAGAACTGCTCGATGTCGCTGATGGACTGGGCGGCGATCTCGTCGATCCGGCTGCCGTCGGTGCCCTCGACCTCGCGGGTGGGGGCTCGGCGTCGGGTCGCAACCCGGTGGGGCCGTCCACGGCCTGCATGCCTGCGACCTTGAACGGATCGGCGAACACCGAGACCGGAGTGCCTGCCAGCATCGTGGAGCAGGCGCTCAGCACCGCGACACCCGTGACCAGAACGGTGCTCGACAGGACACATCGCAGACCCATGGGCCACCTCTCGCTGGGTGACAGCCAGGATAGCGATGTCAGCGCTTGTCGAGACTTGCGCGCAACCGGCCCAGCGCCAGCCTGGCCTTTGCCGGGTCGGTGGTGGTCCAGTACGGCGGCAGCGACGAGCGCAGATAGCCGCCATAGCGGGCGGTCGCCATCCTGGAATCGAGGACGGCCACCACGCCTCGGTCATCGGTACTGCGTAACAATCGGCCCGCGCCCTGGGCCAGTAGCAGCGCGGCGTGGTTGGCGGCCACGGCCATGAAACCATTGCCGCCGCGCGCACCGATGGACCGCTGCCGCGCGGTCAGCAGCGGGTCGTCGGGACGTGGGAACGGGATGCGGTCGATCAGCACCAGCGACAGCGACGGTCCGGGCACGTCGACGCCCTGCCACAGCGACAGTGTGCCGAACAGCGACGTCGCCGGGTCCTTAGCGAACTTCTCCACCAACGCCGCCGTCCCGTCCTCACCCTGGCACAGCACCGGGGTGTCGAGACGCTCGCGCATGGCTTCTGCGGTGGCGCGGGCCGCCCGCATCGACGAGAACAGTCCCAGCGTCCGGCCGCCGACCGCGGTGATCAACCCCTCGATCTCGTCGAGCTGCTCGGTAGAGCTCACCCCGTCGCGCCCCGGCGGCGGCAGGTGCTTGGCGATGTAGAGGATGCCGGATTTGGCGTGCTCGAACGGTGAACCCACGTCCAGGCCACGCCATTTCGGGGCATCCTCGCCGGCCAGCCCCCAGGCCCCCGCCATGGCGGTGAAGTTGCCGCCCAAGGTCAAGGTGGCCGACGTCAGCACCGCCGTCGCCCTGGCGAACAGCCGGGTGCGCAGCAGGCCGGCCACCGACAGCGGACCCACCCGCAGGATCGAGCGCACCGATCCACGGCTCTCCTCGCGGTCCAGCCACACGATGTCGTGTCGTTCGGTCAGCGGCAGCTGATAGGACACCAGCACGCGGGTGGCGGTGTCGGCGACCTCGCTGAGCGCCGCGATCGCCTCGGTGCGGGCGGCGGCCGCCTGCGGGTCACGTGGGGCGGGATCGATCGACTCGCGGGCAGCTGAGGCAGCGTCGCGCAGCGAGGTCAGATACGTGCCGAGTTCGTCGTCGAGGTGGTCCATGCGGCCGGGTTCGGCGTCGTGGATGGCCGAGGTGAACACCGCGACGGCGGCGTCGAGCCGTGACGTCAGCTCCGGGCCCACCAGGCGCGCCGCGCGCCGGGTGGCAACACCGAGTGCGGTGGCGGTCAGCTCGCCGGTGGCCACTGCGGTCACCCGGTCAACGAGTTCGTGCGCCTCGTCGACCACCAGCAGTTCG
Coding sequences within:
- a CDS encoding Vgb family protein, with translation MSRALTVAVDGGPYALAAAPDGAMWVTLVHSGDVARIDRAGTVTRFTVAPESKPSIITAGPDGAMWFTCAGTDRIGRVRAAGDMRFVDLTAGSAPFGLTLGPDDALWFTTTELGTVGRLTAEGTVTDEYRVGGMPSMIITGPDHALWCTLNQRGAIARLDPRTGKSTVRELPTPNAGPVGIAATHDDAVWFTEIRAGKLGRIPLREAIQEIDLPGKPHAVVADMADGVWVSLWEADQLARVSADGEIVTFDLPSGSEPHGLAVDADGAPWVALESGYVVRLPV
- a CDS encoding ATP-dependent DNA helicase; translated protein: MAEAVFRAFDTGEHLAVQAGTGTGKSLAYLVPALAMAADERGPVVVSTATIALQRQLVDRDLPRLSAALAEVLPREPTFALLKGRSNYVCLNKIHNGAADETDTPPQELLFEPMAASALGRDVARLTEWASQTRTGDRDEVKPGVPDRAWSQVSVSARECIGMARCPFGTECFSEKARGKAALSDVVVTNHALLAIDAIADANVLPEHELLVVDEAHELVDRVTAVATGELTATALGVATRRAARLVGPELTSRLDAAVAVFTSAIHDAEPGRMDHLDDELGTYLTSLRDAASAARESIDPAPRDPQAAAARTEAIAALSEVADTATRVLVSYQLPLTERHDIVWLDREESRGSVRSILRVGPLSVAGLLRTRLFARATAVLTSATLTLGGNFTAMAGAWGLAGEDAPKWRGLDVGSPFEHAKSGILYIAKHLPPPGRDGVSSTEQLDEIEGLITAVGGRTLGLFSSMRAARATAEAMRERLDTPVLCQGEDGTAALVEKFAKDPATSLFGTLSLWQGVDVPGPSLSLVLIDRIPFPRPDDPLLTARQRSIGARGGNGFMAVAANHAALLLAQGAGRLLRSTDDRGVVAVLDSRMATARYGGYLRSSLPPYWTTTDPAKARLALGRLRASLDKR